One part of the Actinomyces howellii genome encodes these proteins:
- a CDS encoding CarD family transcriptional regulator: MTFEVGETVVYPHHGAARIIDIRQRRVRGEEKTYLQLEVAQGDLTILVPADSVDLIGVRDVVDEHGLQRVFDVLRAPLTEEPTNWSRRFKANQEKIASGDVIKVAEVVRDLSRRDTDRGLSAGEKRMLSKARQILVSELALAQKTAEEEAESTLDEVLGSGTAA, encoded by the coding sequence ATGACCTTCGAAGTCGGAGAGACCGTCGTTTATCCTCACCACGGCGCTGCCAGGATCATCGACATCCGACAGCGTCGTGTCCGCGGCGAGGAGAAGACCTACCTGCAGCTCGAGGTCGCTCAAGGGGATTTGACGATTCTCGTCCCGGCGGACAGCGTCGACCTCATCGGCGTGCGTGACGTCGTCGACGAGCACGGCCTCCAGCGCGTCTTCGACGTCCTGCGCGCCCCGCTGACCGAGGAGCCCACGAACTGGTCGCGTCGTTTCAAGGCCAACCAGGAGAAGATCGCCTCGGGCGACGTCATCAAGGTCGCCGAGGTCGTGCGCGACCTGTCCCGTCGTGACACCGACCGCGGCCTCTCGGCGGGGGAGAAGCGCATGCTGTCCAAGGCCCGACAGATCCTCGTCTCCGAGCTGGCGCTCGCCCAGAAGACCGCCGAGGAGGAGGCCGAGTCCACCCTCGACGAGGTCCTCGGCTCCGGAACCGCGGCCTGA
- a CDS encoding IspD/TarI family cytidylyltransferase gives MTRVPSTAGVVAVLTAAGSGARLGAGGPKALVEVGGVSLLRRSAAGLLGSGVVDRLVVTAPAAHVGRFSEELTGLGAAEALEVVAGSPASRQASVAIGLEAALSALPGAGVVLVHDAARALTPPQVVRRVVAAVRAGHEAVVPAVPVTDTVKQVAAPDVADGGVERVTGTPLRSALRAVQTPQGFSPEVLLGAHRAGAVRAHDEALAASDDAGLVEAFGGTVVVVPGDPLAMKVTTPLDLALAELLSRDRDI, from the coding sequence ATGACGCGGGTCCCGTCGACCGCCGGGGTGGTCGCCGTCCTGACCGCCGCCGGATCGGGCGCCCGCCTCGGCGCGGGCGGCCCCAAGGCGCTCGTCGAGGTCGGCGGCGTCAGCCTGCTGCGCCGCTCCGCCGCGGGGCTCCTGGGCTCCGGGGTCGTCGACCGCCTCGTCGTCACCGCCCCCGCCGCCCACGTCGGGCGCTTCAGCGAGGAGCTGACCGGCTTGGGCGCCGCCGAGGCGCTCGAGGTCGTCGCCGGCTCCCCGGCCTCGCGGCAGGCCAGTGTCGCCATCGGGCTGGAGGCGGCGCTGTCGGCCCTGCCCGGGGCGGGAGTCGTCCTCGTCCACGACGCCGCCAGGGCCCTCACCCCGCCGCAGGTCGTGCGCCGGGTCGTGGCGGCGGTGCGAGCGGGCCACGAGGCGGTCGTCCCGGCCGTGCCGGTCACCGACACGGTCAAGCAGGTCGCGGCGCCCGACGTGGCCGACGGGGGCGTCGAGCGTGTGACGGGCACGCCGCTGCGCTCGGCGCTGCGGGCGGTCCAGACGCCCCAGGGCTTCAGCCCGGAGGTGCTCCTGGGCGCGCACCGGGCGGGCGCGGTGCGCGCACACGACGAGGCGCTGGCCGCCTCCGACGACGCCGGGCTCGTCGAGGCCTTCGGCGGGACGGTGGTCGTCGTGCCCGGCGACCCGCTGGCCATGAAGGTGACCACGCCGCTGGACCTCGCCCTCGCCGAGCTCCTCTCCCGAGATCGGGACATATGA
- a CDS encoding IS30 family transposase codes for MVRGTGHGRRLGAQGRGAIAAGLARGDSLASIARFLGVAVSTVSREVAAGGGRQAYDPQARHAQARAARARPKARVLDSNDQLRALVVQGLRQRWSPQQISRRLAADHPERDDLRVSHETIYQSLYVQGRGTLRAELGRHYRLRTGRSRRVPRSALAGPLASRPWLADARISTRPAQVADRAVPGHWEGDLVMGAGNRTAMITLVERTTRLVLIAPLLTDHTATTVATVLETMIKGLPRSMARSLTWDQGGEMAQVARFRTATNLEVYFCDPHSPWQRGTNENTNGLIREFFPKGTDLSTYPLHAFEQAQHLLNTRPRQTLDWATPAEAFNRLLQKTEHDTTIALTT; via the coding sequence ATGGTCCGGGGTACCGGGCACGGCAGGCGTCTGGGGGCTCAGGGGCGCGGCGCGATCGCTGCGGGCCTGGCCAGGGGTGATTCCCTGGCCTCGATCGCCCGGTTCCTGGGGGTGGCTGTCTCCACGGTCAGCCGCGAGGTCGCTGCCGGCGGGGGCCGGCAGGCCTACGACCCCCAGGCCCGCCACGCCCAGGCCCGGGCCGCCAGGGCACGGCCCAAGGCGCGTGTGCTGGACTCCAACGACCAGCTGCGGGCCCTGGTGGTCCAGGGCCTGAGACAGCGGTGGTCGCCCCAGCAGATCAGCCGCCGTCTGGCTGCGGACCACCCCGAGCGCGATGATCTTCGTGTGAGCCACGAGACGATCTACCAGTCCCTGTACGTCCAGGGCCGAGGGACGCTGCGCGCCGAGCTGGGCCGTCACTACAGGCTGCGCACCGGGCGGAGTCGGCGCGTGCCACGCTCGGCCCTGGCCGGGCCCCTGGCCTCCAGGCCCTGGCTGGCCGACGCGCGTATCAGCACCCGCCCGGCCCAGGTCGCCGACCGGGCCGTGCCAGGCCACTGGGAGGGCGACCTGGTCATGGGCGCGGGCAACCGCACCGCGATGATCACCCTGGTCGAACGCACCACCCGCCTGGTCCTGATCGCCCCGCTGCTGACCGACCACACCGCCACCACCGTGGCCACGGTGCTGGAGACCATGATCAAGGGCCTGCCCCGCTCCATGGCCCGGTCCCTGACCTGGGACCAGGGCGGCGAGATGGCCCAGGTCGCCCGCTTCAGGACCGCCACCAACCTCGAGGTGTACTTCTGCGACCCCCACAGCCCCTGGCAACGAGGAACCAACGAGAACACCAACGGCCTGATCCGCGAGTTCTTCCCCAAAGGCACCGACCTGTCGACCTACCCCCTCCACGCCTTCGAACAGGCCCAGCACCTCCTCAACACCCGCCCCCGCCAGACCCTAGACTGGGCCACACCCGCAGAAGCCTTCAACAGGCTCCTGCAGAAAACAGAACACGACACCACCATTGCACTCACCACCTGA
- a CDS encoding MFS transporter, giving the protein MTPPSAPDVVAQATVPASPSTGQPARSPFLSWPIVAWGLWDWGSASFNAVVTTFVFTTYLASESFGDKASNETSISVGLAVAGACIALLAPVTGQRADRAGRTVFWLGAYTAVVVAVTAAMFLVLPSPGYLWLGIVLLGVGNIFFELASVNYNGLLPHLAPKERLGAVSGLGWGMGYLGGIVLLLVLLTGFIQPEVGWFGVTDDAGLNVRASMLVAAAWFGVCAVPVLLTQSGRGGRRRRQAVRDASDRGGGREHAGMETEPGGQPDGPRPAPRESLPASYKRLWRTLVSLHRSHPEVLWFLLAAAVFRDGLAGVFTYGGIIAQNTFGFDREGVMLFAVVANVVAGAATILAGRLDDVIGPRRVILGSLVVLVVAGLLVFVLHDAGATAFWVLGLVLSACVGPAQSAARSFLARLVPAGREGEIFGLYATTGRAVSFLAPALYGLSVWVGGRVTDGNGAYWGVLGIVTVLVLGLLLMLRVQDPAGHITDLD; this is encoded by the coding sequence ATGACCCCTCCCTCCGCGCCCGACGTCGTCGCACAGGCCACCGTCCCTGCCTCGCCCTCTACCGGGCAGCCCGCCCGCAGCCCGTTCCTGTCCTGGCCGATCGTCGCCTGGGGCCTGTGGGACTGGGGCTCGGCCTCCTTCAACGCGGTGGTGACGACCTTTGTCTTCACCACCTACCTCGCCAGCGAGTCCTTCGGGGACAAGGCCTCCAACGAGACCTCCATCTCGGTGGGGCTGGCCGTCGCGGGGGCCTGCATCGCACTCCTGGCGCCGGTGACCGGGCAGCGCGCCGACCGCGCCGGTCGCACAGTCTTCTGGCTGGGTGCCTACACCGCGGTCGTCGTGGCGGTGACTGCCGCGATGTTCCTCGTCCTTCCCAGCCCGGGATACCTGTGGCTCGGGATCGTCCTGCTGGGGGTGGGCAACATCTTCTTCGAGCTCGCCTCGGTCAACTACAACGGGCTGCTGCCGCACCTGGCTCCCAAGGAGCGCCTCGGCGCCGTGTCCGGCCTGGGCTGGGGGATGGGGTACCTGGGCGGGATCGTCCTCCTGCTCGTCCTGCTCACCGGGTTCATCCAGCCTGAGGTCGGCTGGTTCGGGGTCACCGACGACGCCGGGCTCAACGTCCGCGCCTCGATGCTCGTGGCGGCGGCCTGGTTCGGTGTGTGCGCCGTGCCGGTGCTCCTCACCCAGTCGGGGCGTGGTGGGCGACGTCGGCGCCAGGCGGTCAGGGACGCCTCCGACCGCGGTGGAGGCAGGGAGCACGCCGGCATGGAGACCGAGCCCGGCGGGCAGCCCGACGGCCCCCGCCCGGCACCCCGAGAGTCCCTGCCCGCCTCCTACAAGCGGCTGTGGCGCACCCTCGTGTCACTCCATCGCAGTCATCCCGAGGTGCTGTGGTTCCTCCTGGCGGCTGCGGTCTTCCGTGACGGGCTCGCAGGAGTCTTCACCTACGGCGGGATCATCGCCCAGAACACCTTCGGCTTCGACCGCGAGGGGGTCATGCTCTTCGCGGTCGTGGCCAACGTCGTCGCCGGCGCGGCCACGATCCTGGCCGGGCGCCTCGACGACGTCATCGGACCCCGCCGGGTCATCCTCGGCTCTCTCGTCGTGCTCGTCGTGGCGGGCCTGCTCGTCTTCGTGCTCCATGACGCGGGAGCCACCGCCTTCTGGGTCCTGGGCCTCGTGCTGTCGGCCTGCGTGGGACCGGCCCAGTCAGCCGCCCGGTCGTTCCTGGCCCGTCTCGTGCCCGCCGGACGAGAGGGTGAGATCTTCGGCCTCTATGCGACGACGGGACGTGCGGTCTCCTTCCTGGCTCCTGCCCTGTACGGGCTGAGCGTGTGGGTCGGGGGCCGCGTCACCGATGGGAACGGGGCGTACTGGGGCGTGCTGGGGATCGTCACGGTCCTCGTCCTGGGCCTGCTCCTCATGCTCCGAGTCCAGGACCCGGCGGGTCACATCACCGATCTGGACTGA
- a CDS encoding carboxylesterase/lipase family protein: MTSQHTDHVANTPLARPAQGLGPVVEAPCGPVRGVWREVTTAEPKSRFSRSAAFYGVPYAEAPTGIHRFMAPVPRFPWSEELDATQPGASPQQNSMCGTTAVPEAVVPGEDVLNLNVFTPAPGQEDSDLPVLVWIHGGGFETGTPSSPWYDGAAFNRDGVVTVSVSYRLAFNGFGYVEGSNAPVNRGLLDQIMALRWVRDNISSFGGDPDRVTLAGYGAGAASVMSLLTSPLAQGLFSRAVCQSGAPTTMPLELARERADRTADLAGTSADLAGWRELSDEEIDSATAELAEDVPLLGADPVAVVREAITGTTPLPTTFGPVHGDEVLPVEVEQALASGAGAQVPLLTGATSHEAVFLGFLLSGPGGGPSTAELLREAGADEQTVSRVEERFAELAGDDPALLGAVVSHGRCQLPLARSLRARSGAGSSATWVYDFAWRSQRTGFASHWLDLPFVFDCLAEPGAAAAIGDHCPQDLATAMHADWVSFISGQDPSWAPWQPGGTGRVYGATADTVVEEGAPLALAEALLDTRQG, translated from the coding sequence ATGACCAGCCAGCACACCGACCACGTGGCGAACACCCCGCTCGCCCGTCCTGCCCAGGGACTCGGCCCCGTCGTCGAGGCGCCCTGCGGTCCGGTCCGTGGTGTCTGGCGCGAGGTCACGACCGCCGAGCCCAAGAGCCGCTTCAGCCGCTCCGCCGCTTTCTACGGCGTGCCCTACGCCGAGGCTCCCACCGGGATCCACCGCTTCATGGCGCCGGTTCCCCGCTTCCCGTGGTCCGAGGAGCTCGACGCCACCCAGCCCGGCGCCAGCCCCCAGCAGAACTCGATGTGCGGCACCACCGCCGTGCCCGAGGCCGTCGTCCCCGGTGAGGACGTGCTCAACCTCAACGTCTTCACTCCCGCCCCCGGCCAGGAGGACAGCGACCTGCCGGTGCTCGTGTGGATCCACGGCGGGGGCTTCGAGACCGGCACCCCGTCGAGCCCGTGGTACGACGGCGCCGCCTTCAACCGCGACGGCGTCGTGACGGTGTCGGTGTCCTACCGCCTCGCCTTCAACGGCTTCGGCTACGTCGAGGGCTCCAACGCCCCGGTCAACCGCGGCCTGCTCGACCAGATCATGGCCTTGCGCTGGGTGCGCGACAACATCAGCTCCTTCGGTGGCGACCCCGACCGCGTCACCCTGGCCGGGTACGGCGCGGGCGCGGCCTCAGTCATGAGCCTGCTCACCTCGCCCCTGGCCCAGGGCCTGTTCTCCCGAGCGGTCTGCCAGTCGGGAGCCCCGACCACGATGCCTCTCGAGCTCGCCCGCGAGCGCGCCGACAGGACCGCGGACCTGGCAGGCACATCGGCTGACCTCGCCGGCTGGCGCGAGCTGAGCGACGAGGAGATCGACTCCGCCACCGCCGAGCTCGCCGAGGACGTCCCCCTGCTGGGCGCCGACCCGGTCGCGGTCGTGCGCGAGGCGATCACCGGGACCACCCCCCTGCCGACCACCTTCGGCCCCGTGCACGGCGACGAGGTCCTGCCGGTCGAGGTCGAGCAGGCCCTCGCCTCCGGCGCCGGCGCCCAGGTCCCCCTCCTGACCGGAGCCACCTCCCACGAGGCCGTCTTCCTGGGCTTCCTGCTCTCCGGCCCGGGCGGAGGGCCCTCGACCGCTGAGCTTCTCCGGGAGGCCGGTGCCGACGAGCAGACCGTCTCGCGGGTCGAGGAGCGCTTCGCCGAGCTGGCGGGCGACGACCCAGCGCTCCTGGGCGCCGTCGTGTCCCACGGCCGCTGTCAGCTGCCGCTGGCCCGTTCCCTGCGCGCGCGCTCCGGCGCCGGGAGCAGCGCGACCTGGGTGTACGACTTTGCCTGGCGCTCTCAGCGCACCGGTTTCGCCTCCCACTGGCTGGACCTGCCCTTCGTCTTCGACTGCCTGGCCGAGCCCGGCGCAGCGGCTGCCATCGGCGACCACTGCCCGCAGGACCTGGCCACCGCGATGCACGCCGACTGGGTGTCCTTCATCTCCGGGCAGGACCCCTCCTGGGCGCCGTGGCAGCCGGGCGGCACCGGGCGCGTCTACGGGGCCACCGCGGACACGGTGGTCGAGGAGGGCGCCCCGCTGGCCCTCGCCGAGGCTCTGCTGGACACCCGCCAGGGCTGA
- a CDS encoding alpha-L-rhamnosidase — MTSLPHARPSVPEPAVTTSALPDPVGPLAAPSHLRLEQYLPGDVLGGASASPRLSWEVTSAPVDWVSVGAELEITRTGPDGRALGAPEILALPEADGVLAAWPADPLSSRERVVLRVRATGTEPAPQAPDLRRTRTSPWSEPVAYEAGLLHPEDWSALPVGPAWPENPGSDRRPARVRGEFAVARPVVAARAYVSVHGLIRAELDGTRIGADELVPGWTVYGSRLVARTYDVTEVLRASSPAGDGVGEHALGAQLADGWHRGHIGFDGGHRNLYGTDLAAIIQLELTHDDGSRTVVATDSSWSAGAGEILFTGLYEGEAVDARLACPGWSRPGFASPGTGTHARTGWSPVAVGPSDAERLVMPVDAPVRAIQVLEPVEVTVLERQVTHLDGGELETAPERTLIDFGQNISGRRRIRVQGEAGTVITLRHAEVLEDGALGIRPLRDATATDTYVLAGGGVEEWEPAFTIHGFRYAEVTGWPGGARAAREAVLAGGVKAVVIHTQMERLGYFDCSDARVARLHENSRWSMRDNFVALPTDCPQRDERLGWTGDIQAFAPTAAFHYGCSGLLSSWLTDLAIEQEAHGTVPWYVPVIPGGFWTPPQPAAVWGDAATVVPWELFLATADRDLLERQYDSARAWVDLVDRLAGPEHVWDSGLQLGDWLDPTAPPDNPLQAMTDPYLVATAFFARSAGILSRWAATLGHDADAEHYGALAEAVGQAFRARFTDPCGTMSSDTQTAYALSVAFDLTGSPQRRAVAGRRLAELVEASGGHVATGFAGTPVVTAALTATGHADAAYRLLMTTSCPSWLYAVTMGATTTWERWDSLLPDGTINPGGMTSFNHYALGAVAAWLERSVGGLAPAEPGYRLIEVNPVPGGGLTGAETVHRTPYGWAASSWSIRPDGSTKLEVVVPVGARARVTTPDGERVVVGHGRHRFAG; from the coding sequence ATGACATCCCTGCCCCATGCCCGCCCGTCCGTCCCCGAACCCGCCGTCACCACCTCGGCCCTCCCCGACCCCGTCGGCCCGCTGGCCGCCCCGAGCCACCTGCGTCTTGAGCAGTACCTGCCGGGAGACGTCCTGGGAGGAGCCTCAGCCAGCCCGCGCCTGAGCTGGGAGGTCACGAGCGCGCCCGTCGACTGGGTTTCCGTGGGCGCCGAGCTCGAGATCACCCGTACCGGCCCGGACGGGCGCGCGCTGGGCGCGCCCGAGATCCTCGCCCTGCCCGAGGCCGACGGCGTCCTGGCCGCCTGGCCGGCGGACCCGTTGTCCTCGCGCGAGCGCGTCGTGCTGCGCGTTCGTGCCACGGGCACCGAGCCGGCACCGCAGGCCCCCGACCTCCGGCGCACCCGCACCTCCCCGTGGTCGGAGCCGGTCGCCTACGAGGCCGGGCTGCTGCACCCCGAGGACTGGAGCGCCCTTCCTGTCGGACCGGCCTGGCCGGAGAACCCGGGCTCGGACCGTCGCCCTGCCCGCGTGCGCGGCGAGTTCGCCGTGGCTCGCCCGGTGGTGGCGGCCCGGGCCTACGTGAGCGTCCACGGCCTCATCCGCGCCGAGCTCGACGGGACGCGCATCGGCGCCGACGAGCTCGTCCCGGGGTGGACCGTCTACGGCTCGCGCCTCGTGGCCCGCACCTACGACGTGACCGAGGTGCTGCGCGCCTCCTCCCCCGCGGGCGACGGCGTGGGTGAGCACGCGCTCGGCGCCCAGCTCGCCGACGGCTGGCACCGGGGCCACATCGGCTTCGACGGTGGCCACCGGAACCTGTACGGCACGGACCTCGCCGCGATCATCCAGCTCGAGCTCACCCACGACGACGGCAGCCGGACGGTCGTGGCCACCGACTCCTCCTGGAGCGCGGGAGCCGGGGAGATCCTCTTCACCGGCCTGTACGAGGGCGAGGCCGTCGACGCCCGTCTGGCCTGCCCGGGATGGTCACGACCCGGGTTCGCCAGCCCAGGCACCGGGACACACGCCCGGACCGGTTGGTCCCCGGTCGCCGTCGGCCCCTCGGACGCCGAGCGCCTCGTCATGCCCGTGGACGCCCCGGTCCGTGCCATCCAGGTCCTTGAGCCGGTCGAGGTCACGGTTCTCGAGCGCCAGGTCACGCACCTGGACGGGGGCGAGCTCGAGACCGCCCCGGAGCGGACCCTCATCGACTTCGGCCAGAACATCTCCGGACGACGGCGCATCCGCGTCCAGGGCGAGGCGGGCACGGTCATCACGCTGCGCCACGCCGAGGTGCTGGAGGACGGCGCCCTGGGCATTCGCCCGCTGCGCGACGCGACCGCGACCGACACCTACGTCCTGGCAGGTGGGGGCGTGGAGGAGTGGGAGCCGGCATTCACCATCCACGGCTTCCGCTACGCCGAGGTCACCGGCTGGCCCGGCGGCGCCCGTGCCGCCCGCGAGGCGGTCCTCGCGGGCGGGGTCAAGGCGGTCGTCATCCACACGCAGATGGAGCGGCTGGGCTACTTCGACTGCTCGGACGCGCGTGTGGCGCGCCTGCACGAGAACTCGCGGTGGTCGATGCGGGACAACTTCGTCGCCCTGCCCACCGACTGCCCCCAGCGCGATGAGCGCCTGGGCTGGACCGGGGACATCCAGGCCTTCGCCCCGACAGCCGCCTTCCACTACGGCTGCTCGGGGCTGCTGTCCTCGTGGCTGACCGACCTCGCGATCGAGCAGGAGGCCCACGGCACGGTGCCCTGGTACGTCCCGGTCATCCCCGGGGGATTCTGGACCCCGCCGCAACCGGCCGCCGTGTGGGGCGACGCCGCCACGGTGGTTCCCTGGGAGCTGTTCCTCGCCACCGCGGACAGGGACCTGCTGGAGCGCCAGTACGACTCCGCACGCGCCTGGGTGGACCTTGTCGACCGTCTGGCTGGACCGGAGCACGTCTGGGACAGCGGCCTCCAGCTCGGGGACTGGCTCGACCCCACCGCGCCCCCGGACAACCCGCTCCAGGCCATGACGGACCCCTACCTCGTGGCCACCGCCTTCTTCGCCCGCTCCGCCGGGATCCTCTCCCGCTGGGCCGCGACGCTGGGCCACGACGCCGACGCCGAGCACTACGGGGCCCTGGCGGAGGCCGTCGGGCAGGCCTTCCGCGCCCGCTTCACCGACCCCTGTGGCACGATGAGCTCGGACACCCAGACCGCCTACGCCCTGTCCGTCGCCTTCGACCTGACGGGATCGCCGCAACGGCGAGCAGTCGCGGGGCGCCGTCTGGCAGAGCTGGTCGAGGCATCCGGCGGGCACGTGGCCACCGGCTTCGCCGGCACGCCGGTCGTCACCGCCGCCCTGACCGCCACTGGCCACGCCGACGCCGCCTACCGGCTGCTCATGACGACGTCGTGCCCGAGCTGGCTCTACGCGGTGACCATGGGGGCGACGACCACCTGGGAGCGCTGGGACTCGCTGCTCCCCGACGGCACGATCAACCCCGGGGGCATGACGAGCTTCAACCACTACGCCCTCGGGGCGGTCGCGGCCTGGCTGGAGCGCAGCGTCGGGGGCCTGGCCCCGGCCGAGCCCGGGTACCGGCTCATCGAGGTCAACCCGGTGCCCGGAGGCGGACTGACCGGCGCCGAGACGGTCCACCGCACGCCCTACGGGTGGGCGGCCTCGTCCTGGAGCATCCGGCCCGACGGGTCCACCAAGCTTGAGGTGGTCGTCCCGGTCGGGGCGCGGGCGCGTGTCACCACGCCCGACGGCGAGCGCGTCGTCGTGGGCCACGGCCGGCACCGGTTCGCCGGGTGA
- a CDS encoding LacI family DNA-binding transcriptional regulator — protein MARPSVRDVAELAGVSVGTVSHVLNHPDRVAQRTRERVEAAIAELGFVRSETARRLRRGGSSLVGVLVHDIANPFFTEAARGIEDRLRLDGRLPMLSSTDSDPVRERELMSLLAGMDVRGVIVTPSASTLDNLAVLAGRGIRVVLMDHPPISPELSTVSGDDLAGARAAVAHLVELGHRRIGFVNGPREVRQSVDRRAGVLAALSDAGLDPAVALCEVEAVADGRGYSADAGAAGAARLLDLTERPTALFCANDQIAIGAMRETRRRGLSIPGDLSIVGYDDVAIASELITPLTSVHQPMRDIGHAAADLLLAEGSEVCHCVFTPELVVRESSAPPARG, from the coding sequence ATGGCACGACCCTCGGTCCGCGACGTCGCCGAGCTCGCCGGTGTCTCGGTCGGAACGGTCTCGCACGTCCTCAACCATCCCGACCGGGTGGCCCAGCGCACCCGGGAGCGCGTTGAGGCCGCCATCGCCGAGCTCGGCTTCGTGCGCTCGGAGACCGCTCGGCGTCTGCGCCGGGGCGGCTCCTCCCTCGTCGGCGTCCTCGTCCACGACATCGCCAACCCGTTCTTCACCGAGGCCGCCCGAGGCATCGAGGACCGGCTGCGGCTCGACGGCCGCCTGCCGATGCTCAGCTCGACCGATTCCGACCCGGTCCGGGAGCGCGAGCTCATGAGCCTGCTGGCGGGCATGGACGTGCGCGGGGTGATCGTCACGCCGTCGGCCTCCACCCTCGACAACCTCGCGGTCCTGGCAGGGCGCGGGATCCGGGTCGTGCTCATGGACCACCCGCCGATCTCCCCCGAGCTGTCCACCGTCTCGGGCGATGACCTCGCCGGCGCCCGGGCGGCTGTCGCCCACCTGGTCGAGCTGGGCCACCGCAGGATCGGCTTCGTCAACGGGCCCCGGGAGGTGCGCCAGTCCGTCGACCGTCGCGCGGGCGTGCTGGCCGCCCTGTCCGACGCCGGGCTCGACCCCGCCGTCGCCCTGTGCGAGGTCGAGGCGGTGGCGGACGGCCGGGGCTACTCCGCCGACGCCGGCGCAGCGGGCGCCGCCCGCCTCCTCGACCTCACCGAGCGCCCGACGGCCCTGTTCTGCGCCAACGACCAGATCGCCATCGGTGCGATGCGGGAGACCCGACGTCGGGGCCTGAGCATCCCCGGGGACCTGTCGATCGTGGGGTACGACGACGTCGCGATCGCCTCCGAGCTCATCACCCCGCTGACGAGCGTGCACCAGCCGATGCGCGACATCGGGCACGCCGCTGCGGACCTCCTGCTCGCCGAGGGCTCAGAGGTCTGCCACTGCGTCTTCACCCCCGAGCTGGTCGTCCGGGAATCCTCAGCGCCCCCCGCCCGCGGGTGA
- a CDS encoding SprT-like domain-containing protein has protein sequence MNLSDVLALARGLMEHHGVGDWDLGLDRARRRAGQADHGRRRITLSRHLMELYDEAEVRETVLHEIAHARVGAAHGHDAVWRAEALRIGASGQRLVSREAPRIEGRWVGTCPAGHRVTRMRRPAAPLACAVCARRFALANLLSWRLDGTAVPHEEISAAYWRRLEAAREAGGRPGGPSPAGGGR, from the coding sequence GTGAACCTGAGCGACGTCCTGGCCCTGGCACGCGGGCTCATGGAGCACCACGGTGTGGGCGACTGGGACCTGGGCCTGGACCGGGCCAGGCGCAGGGCGGGGCAGGCCGACCACGGCAGGCGGCGCATCACCCTGTCACGCCACCTCATGGAGCTCTACGACGAGGCGGAGGTCCGCGAGACCGTCCTGCACGAGATCGCCCACGCCCGGGTGGGCGCCGCCCACGGGCACGACGCCGTGTGGCGGGCCGAGGCCCTGCGGATCGGCGCCTCCGGCCAACGGCTCGTCAGCCGTGAGGCGCCCAGGATCGAGGGACGCTGGGTGGGCACCTGCCCGGCGGGACACAGGGTCACCCGCATGCGTCGCCCGGCGGCGCCCCTGGCCTGCGCCGTGTGCGCGCGGCGCTTCGCCCTGGCCAACTTGCTCAGCTGGCGCCTCGACGGCACTGCGGTCCCCCACGAGGAGATCTCCGCCGCCTACTGGAGGCGCCTGGAGGCCGCGCGGGAGGCGGGAGGCCGACCAGGGGGCCCCTCACCCGCGGGCGGGGGGCGCTGA
- a CDS encoding sugar phosphate isomerase/epimerase family protein, whose amino-acid sequence MPRNINLFTGQWVDQPFEEVCSLAQKWGFDGLEVPVAGDHLDVYRAAEDDDYCQQWKDTLARHDLSVYAISNHSTGQAVCDDPIDFRHRGLLSDRVWGDGDAEGVRARAAAELKLTARVAAKLGAEVVTGFTGSKIWKYVAMYPPVGSDVIADGYEDFARRFNPIIDVFDEVGVKFALEVHPSEIAYDYWTTRATLDAIGNREGFGINWDPSHMIWQQIDPAVFLTDFADRIYHVHCKDTKTHFDGRNGRLSSHLPWDDPRRGWTFVSAGLGDADLDGYFRTLNQIGYTGPISIEWEDSGMDRLHGAPLALNYARNHVYDLPDAAFDSHFDNR is encoded by the coding sequence ATGCCCAGGAACATCAATCTCTTCACCGGCCAGTGGGTGGACCAGCCTTTTGAGGAGGTGTGCTCCCTGGCCCAGAAGTGGGGCTTCGACGGCCTCGAGGTCCCGGTGGCCGGCGACCACCTCGACGTCTACCGGGCCGCCGAGGACGACGACTACTGCCAGCAGTGGAAGGACACCCTGGCCCGCCACGACCTGAGCGTGTACGCCATCTCCAACCACTCCACCGGCCAGGCGGTGTGCGACGACCCCATCGACTTCCGCCACCGCGGCCTGCTGTCCGACCGCGTCTGGGGCGACGGCGACGCCGAGGGGGTGCGCGCCCGCGCCGCCGCCGAGCTCAAGCTCACCGCCCGGGTCGCCGCCAAGCTCGGCGCCGAGGTCGTCACCGGCTTCACCGGCTCCAAGATCTGGAAGTACGTCGCCATGTACCCGCCGGTGGGCTCCGACGTCATCGCCGACGGCTACGAGGACTTCGCCCGCCGCTTCAACCCCATCATCGACGTCTTCGACGAGGTCGGCGTCAAGTTCGCCCTCGAGGTCCACCCCAGCGAGATCGCCTACGACTACTGGACCACCCGCGCCACCCTGGACGCCATCGGCAACCGCGAGGGCTTCGGCATCAACTGGGACCCCTCCCACATGATCTGGCAGCAGATCGACCCCGCCGTCTTCCTGACCGACTTCGCCGACCGGATCTACCACGTCCACTGCAAGGACACCAAGACCCACTTCGACGGACGCAATGGCCGCCTGTCCTCCCACCTGCCCTGGGACGACCCCCGCCGCGGCTGGACCTTCGTCTCAGCCGGACTGGGCGACGCCGACCTCGACGGCTACTTCCGCACCCTCAACCAGATCGGCTACACCGGCCCCATCTCCATCGAGTGGGAGGACTCCGGCATGGACCGCCTCCACGGCGCACCCCTGGCACTGAACTACGCCCGCAACCACGTCTACGACCTGCCCGACGCCGCCTTCGACTCCCACTTCGACAACCGCTGA